In Methanobacterium paludis, the following proteins share a genomic window:
- a CDS encoding CBS domain-containing protein produces the protein MKVRELMDTNFIVVSPDQDIVKVSMKMEKYRKFTTPVVDEEKKLVGWITSLDITRGLREGHKLVKDIMYTPKEVVSVKENDAARLAVLKASKYKVVSIPVLNDNGTVVGVIRTCDIVKTLSQLYEIKVYKIFDAMDHELKGVTWDELMEASAIVTRRETGERITAKDYEQRIKNATFGEAIWATGGLEKFFVGLIAIGELVIARKVARARK, from the coding sequence ATGAAAGTTAGAGAGCTTATGGATACGAATTTTATAGTTGTTTCTCCTGATCAAGACATTGTTAAAGTATCAATGAAAATGGAAAAGTACAGGAAATTCACAACCCCCGTTGTAGATGAAGAAAAAAAACTTGTAGGATGGATAACCTCACTTGATATCACGAGGGGTTTAAGGGAAGGCCATAAACTTGTGAAGGATATTATGTACACTCCTAAAGAAGTTGTGTCTGTTAAGGAGAACGACGCTGCAAGACTGGCAGTTTTAAAGGCTTCAAAATATAAAGTGGTTAGTATACCTGTCCTTAATGATAACGGCACTGTTGTGGGAGTAATAAGAACGTGTGACATCGTTAAAACTCTCTCTCAGCTGTATGAGATCAAGGTTTATAAGATTTTTGATGCCATGGATCATGAGTTGAAGGGAGTTACATGGGATGAGCTCATGGAAGCTTCTGCAATTGTCACCAGAAGAGAAACAGGGGAACGAATTACAGCTAAAGACTACGAGCAGCGTATAAAGAATGCAACTTTTGGAGAAGCAATATGGGCTACTGGCGGACTTGAAAAATTCTTTGTTGGTCTTATTGCAATTGGTGAGCTTGTTATTGCCCGAAAAGTTGCTAGGGCAAGGAAATAG
- a CDS encoding right-handed parallel beta-helix repeat-containing protein, whose protein sequence is MRKNMQKRTAMLALTFVFALVICGAVAAADTNTTAATDTVTSTAATNASSTPTSTTPATNTSTTPAASTTPAATTPAASTSSGGDPYIVGSPIHYSTIQQAVNAAICGDTIIVECGVYKENVVIDKMLRIIGLDGAVVVACNPNDPVFQIKNGGDKTIIEGFTIMGGSDGVELNDVIGCKISDNKIVSNGDGVELNNADFNCIKNNEIKYNLDDGISLNHSDGNTIDCNDIKVNGDDGISLFKSEGNKIINNEVESNLDDGISLYKSDFNDIINNEIENNYFDGVVLCESNGNLVKCNDIINNHGKGILIAGSKGNEIIKNNIKTCIPATVCVYVRDNDGCISELNEVHYNNIIASGPFSLAIVNNGCKKLNAQCNWFGCNKDPCCLIGGSGVTLYCPWLTKEVPNCGRHAKKEKKTTTTTTTTAEPANVTTAAAGVPMQTTGAPLALLALALLAVFGGLIPKRK, encoded by the coding sequence ATGCGAAAAAATATGCAAAAGCGAACTGCAATGTTAGCATTAACGTTCGTATTTGCATTAGTAATCTGTGGAGCAGTAGCAGCAGCAGACACAAATACAACTGCTGCAACTGATACTGTAACATCTACAGCCGCTACAAACGCATCATCAACCCCAACATCTACTACACCTGCCACAAATACATCAACCACGCCTGCCGCGTCAACTACGCCTGCAGCAACTACGCCTGCCGCATCCACAAGTTCAGGTGGAGACCCTTACATTGTTGGTAGCCCAATCCACTATTCAACAATTCAACAAGCAGTCAATGCTGCTATCTGTGGGGACACCATAATAGTAGAATGTGGGGTTTATAAGGAGAACGTGGTAATTGACAAAATGTTGAGGATAATCGGATTAGATGGAGCAGTAGTTGTAGCATGTAATCCAAACGATCCAGTTTTCCAAATAAAGAACGGTGGAGATAAAACCATCATTGAAGGTTTTACCATAATGGGTGGTTCAGACGGTGTTGAGTTAAACGATGTTATTGGTTGTAAAATCTCAGACAACAAGATCGTTTCCAACGGCGATGGAGTTGAGCTTAATAACGCTGACTTTAACTGCATTAAGAACAACGAAATTAAATACAACCTTGATGACGGAATTTCTCTAAACCACTCTGACGGAAACACCATTGACTGTAACGACATAAAAGTCAACGGTGACGATGGAATATCCCTATTCAAATCTGAAGGAAACAAAATAATAAACAACGAAGTAGAATCCAACCTTGATGACGGAATTAGTCTATACAAATCTGACTTCAACGACATAATAAACAACGAAATAGAAAACAACTACTTTGATGGAGTAGTCCTTTGTGAATCAAATGGAAATCTCGTCAAATGTAACGACATAATCAACAACCACGGAAAAGGAATATTAATCGCTGGTTCAAAAGGAAACGAAATCATCAAAAACAACATAAAAACCTGCATACCAGCAACTGTATGTGTCTACGTAAGAGACAACGATGGTTGTATAAGTGAGCTCAACGAAGTCCACTACAACAACATAATTGCAAGTGGACCATTCAGTTTAGCTATAGTAAACAACGGCTGCAAAAAGTTAAACGCTCAGTGCAACTGGTTCGGTTGTAACAAAGATCCATGCTGTTTAATTGGAGGATCTGGAGTTACACTTTACTGCCCATGGTTAACTAAAGAAGTTCCAAACTGCGGACGTCATGCAAAAAAAGAGAAAAAAACCACAACAACAACTACAACTACAGCAGAACCTGCTAACGTAACCACAGCAGCTGCTGGAGTTCCAATGCAAACAACAGGAGCACCATTAGCACTATTAGCACTCGCTTTATTAGCTGTCTTTGGTGGATTAATACCTAAAAGGAAATAA
- a CDS encoding right-handed parallel beta-helix repeat-containing protein, with translation MRKNMQKRTAMLALTFVFALVICGAVAAADNTTATASSGSSVSAAPATTTTASTPATTTATSTTTTASTPATTTATSTPATTTTASTPATTTATSTPATTTTASTPAASTTPTSTTPATGETTTAATAATTSGGDPYIVGSPIHYSTIQQAVDAAICGDTIIVGCGVYKENVVINKMLTLIGLDGAVVVACDPNKPVFQVNACGSGTTIKGFTIMGGSDGVELNHADNVKIRDNKIVANGDGIELNHADWNLIKDNEIKYNLNDGISLSCSDGNVIECNEIKLNKNGVSLSRSEGNWIKGNEIEKNLDSGVKLCNSNWNKIINNEIENNYCNGIHLLESDGNLIKCNDITNNRGKGVFIDGSRGNVIINNNIKTCVPCSVCVYVKDSEGTGPADRTSEFNEIHFNNIIASGPFSLAIVNNGCKKLNAQCNWFGCGCPKIGGCGITLICPVLKCPVKCCGTHRERFCCEKFRCERFCCGRHHERFCCGMRHHKEINKKEKETMEVGAAKVTTVTTSGATISVPMQTTGAPLALLALALLAVFGGLIPKRK, from the coding sequence ATGCGAAAAAATATGCAAAAGCGAACTGCAATGTTAGCATTAACGTTCGTATTTGCATTAGTAATCTGTGGAGCAGTAGCAGCAGCAGACAATACAACTGCAACTGCCTCAAGTGGTTCTAGCGTAAGTGCAGCACCAGCCACAACAACAACTGCGTCAACACCAGCCACAACAACAGCAACATCCACAACAACAACTGCGTCAACACCAGCCACAACAACAGCAACATCCACACCAGCCACAACAACAACTGCGTCAACACCAGCCACAACAACAGCAACATCCACACCAGCCACAACAACAACTGCGTCAACACCAGCAGCATCCACAACTCCAACATCTACTACACCTGCCACAGGAGAAACAACAACAGCTGCAACTGCCGCAACAACTTCAGGCGGAGACCCTTACATCGTTGGTAGCCCAATCCACTATTCAACAATTCAACAAGCAGTCGATGCTGCTATCTGTGGGGATACCATAATAGTAGGATGCGGAGTGTATAAAGAAAACGTGGTAATTAACAAAATGCTAACCCTAATCGGGTTAGATGGCGCAGTAGTTGTAGCATGTGATCCAAACAAACCAGTTTTCCAAGTAAATGCATGCGGAAGTGGAACTACAATTAAAGGTTTCACTATAATGGGTGGTTCAGATGGCGTTGAACTAAACCATGCCGATAACGTTAAAATCAGAGACAATAAAATAGTTGCCAACGGCGATGGAATCGAGCTTAATCACGCCGACTGGAACTTGATTAAGGACAATGAAATTAAATACAACCTTAATGATGGAATTTCTCTAAGCTGCTCTGACGGAAACGTCATTGAATGTAATGAGATAAAACTCAATAAAAATGGGGTATCCTTATCCAGATCTGAAGGAAACTGGATTAAAGGCAATGAAATAGAGAAAAACCTTGACAGTGGAGTTAAATTATGCAACTCTAACTGGAACAAAATAATAAACAACGAAATTGAAAACAACTACTGTAATGGAATACACCTTCTTGAGTCAGATGGAAACTTAATCAAATGTAACGACATAACCAACAACCGCGGAAAAGGCGTATTCATCGATGGTTCAAGAGGAAATGTAATCATCAATAACAACATAAAAACATGCGTACCATGCAGCGTATGTGTCTATGTAAAAGACAGTGAAGGAACAGGACCTGCAGACAGGACAAGTGAATTCAATGAAATCCACTTCAACAACATAATTGCAAGCGGACCATTCAGCTTAGCTATAGTAAACAACGGCTGCAAAAAGTTAAACGCTCAGTGCAACTGGTTCGGCTGTGGCTGTCCTAAAATTGGAGGCTGTGGAATTACACTCATTTGCCCGGTCTTAAAATGCCCTGTAAAATGTTGTGGAACCCACCGTGAAAGATTCTGCTGCGAAAAATTCCGTTGCGAAAGATTCTGCTGCGGAAGACACCATGAAAGATTCTGCTGCGGAATGAGACACCACAAAGAAATAAACAAAAAAGAGAAAGAAACAATGGAAGTAGGAGCAGCTAAAGTAACCACAGTAACAACTTCTGGAGCTACAATTTCTGTTCCAATGCAAACAACAGGAGCACCATTAGCATTATTAGCACTCGCTTTACTAGCTGTCTTTGGTGGATTAATACCTAAAAGGAAATAA
- a CDS encoding 4Fe-4S binding protein, with product MDITFKKKKDVLQEEFIGKSMDLEHGAEDFEAEIENCAMGQKFITISPECVRCNLCAEECPVEAITDAKSNKTAKILENCVKCEICAQTCPVKSVHVIDSTATLDEDVSYQLHDIKVPHRTIKMENIEVDPDKCKSCGTCVKFCPTDAITVEEGEVAQIDIDACVGCGACANVCPEGSIILQRKLGPVVKTRELTADDNICVACGVCEENCPVDAIKLVDEKVVISEDKCILCEVCSTKCPVGALKLKRLTNES from the coding sequence ATGGATATAACATTCAAAAAAAAGAAAGATGTTCTACAGGAAGAGTTTATTGGAAAATCAATGGATCTGGAGCACGGTGCTGAAGATTTTGAGGCAGAAATTGAAAACTGTGCAATGGGACAAAAGTTTATAACCATTTCCCCAGAATGTGTAAGGTGCAATTTATGTGCAGAAGAGTGTCCTGTTGAGGCCATAACTGATGCTAAATCAAATAAAACCGCTAAAATACTTGAAAACTGTGTAAAATGTGAAATATGTGCACAAACTTGTCCTGTTAAATCGGTACATGTTATAGATAGCACGGCAACCCTGGATGAAGATGTGAGTTACCAACTACATGATATTAAGGTGCCACATAGAACAATTAAGATGGAAAACATCGAAGTGGACCCAGATAAATGCAAATCATGTGGAACCTGCGTCAAGTTTTGCCCAACGGATGCAATAACTGTTGAAGAGGGAGAAGTTGCGCAGATAGATATTGATGCGTGTGTTGGGTGTGGTGCATGTGCAAACGTATGTCCAGAAGGTTCAATAATACTTCAAAGGAAATTAGGACCTGTTGTAAAAACAAGAGAACTTACTGCGGATGATAATATCTGCGTTGCATGTGGTGTATGTGAAGAGAATTGCCCTGTGGATGCAATAAAACTTGTAGATGAGAAGGTCGTAATTTCGGAGGATAAATGTATATTATGTGAGGTTTGTTCTACAAAGTGCCCTGTAGGTGCATTAAAACTTAAGAGGTTAACCAATGAAAGTTAG